The proteins below come from a single Zea mays cultivar B73 chromosome 8, Zm-B73-REFERENCE-NAM-5.0, whole genome shotgun sequence genomic window:
- the LOC103636435 gene encoding protein STRICTOSIDINE SYNTHASE-LIKE 10 yields the protein MGRRFNLTMSLLAVVVLVLLAAPCASAAQVKTTDTRWSFQLPLPSGVSGAESLAFDGKGEGPYAGVSDGRVLKWGGSAVGWTTFAHSANYRKIPLCTAGVVPSAETESMCGRPLGLQFHAKTGDLYIADAYLGLTRVGPGGGEAEVLATGADDGVPFNFVNGLDVDEATGDVYFTDSSATYPRRFNTEIMMNADTTGRLLRYDARTRSVSVLKAGLPYPNGVAVSPDGEQVVVAHTVPCQAFRYFLRGARKGQYELLADLPGYPDNVRRDGRGGYWVALNQEKQRLDATPATGPVKHLVGVRLDAHGVVVEELTAAKGVTLSDVAETKGKLWLGSIELEYVGLVA from the coding sequence ATGGGGCGGCGGTTCAATCTGACCATGTCGCTCCTCGCCGTCGTCGTCCTAGTGCTTCTCGCCGCGCCGTGTGCCTCCGCCGCGCAGGTCAAGACGACCGATACGCGCTGGAGCTTCCAGCTCCCTTTACCCAGCGGTGTCAGCGGCGCCGAGAGCCTCGCGTTCGACGGCAAGGGCGAGGGGCCCTACGCCGGCGTCTCAGACGGCCGTGTCCTCAAGTGGGGCGGCAGCGCCGTCGGCTGGACCACGTTCGCGCACAGCGCCAACTACAGGAAGATCCCGCTGTGCACGGCGGGCGTGGTGCCGTCGGCGGAGACCGAGAGCATGTGCGGCCGCCCCCTGGGCCTCCAGTTCCACGCCAAGACCGGCGACCTCTACATCGCCGACGCCTACCTGGGGCTCACGCGGGTCGGCCCGGGAGGCGGCGAGGCCGAGGTGCTGGCGACCGGTGCGGACGACGGCGTCCCGTTCAACTTCGTCAACGGCCTCGACGTCGACGAGGCCACCGGCGACGTCTACTTCACAGACTCGAGCGCGACGTACCCGAGGAGGTTCAACACGGAGATCATGATGAACGCGGACACGACGGGGCGGCTGCTCAGGTACGACGCGCGCACGAGGAGCGTCTCCGTGCTCAAGGCCGGCCTGCCGTACCCGAACGGCGTGGCGGTCAGCCCCGACGGCGAGCAGGTCGTGGTCGCGCACACCGTGCCGTGCCAGGCGTTCAGGTACTTCCTCCGGGGCGCCCGGAAGGGGCAGTACGAGCTGCTGGCGGACCTGCCGGGCTACCCGGACAACGTGAGGCGGGATGGCAGGGGTGGCTACTGGGTGGCGCTGAACCAGGAGAAGCAGCGGCTGGACGCGACTCCGGCGACGGGCCCCGTGAAGCACCTCGTCGGGGTCCGCCTGGACGCCCACGGCGTGGTGGTGGAGGAGCTTACGGCGGCCAAGGGTGTCACGCTGAGCGACGTGGCGGAGACGAAGGGGAAGCTGTGGCTGGGCTCCATCGAGCTCGAGTACGTCGGACTCGTTGCTTGA